One part of the Clostridium thermosuccinogenes genome encodes these proteins:
- a CDS encoding lantibiotic protection ABC transporter ATP-binding protein, which produces MTDLILETRCLKKYFGKQLAVNNISLQIPRGSIYGLLGPNGAGKSTTLKMITGLLYPNAGEIIAFGEPWERKHLRRMGTLIESPALYGNLTAFENLLVHAKLLGLPKERIYDVLEIVELKDVGKKLTSHFSMGMKQRLGIAIALLGSPELLILDEPTNGLDPIGIQELRDLIRSFPGKGITVILSSHILAEVSQIVDHIGIISGGELKYQGKINLSEDLEALFMKVVRGVEKQ; this is translated from the coding sequence ATGACAGATTTAATACTTGAAACCAGATGCCTTAAAAAATATTTTGGAAAGCAGCTTGCTGTAAATAATATTTCGCTTCAAATACCAAGAGGCTCTATATATGGACTCCTTGGACCGAATGGAGCAGGGAAGTCGACAACTTTAAAGATGATAACCGGGTTGTTGTACCCTAACGCAGGTGAAATAATTGCATTTGGAGAACCTTGGGAGCGAAAGCACCTGAGACGCATGGGAACACTCATAGAGTCACCAGCTTTGTATGGAAATCTAACAGCCTTTGAAAATCTTTTAGTTCATGCGAAATTACTTGGCCTTCCAAAAGAACGAATATATGATGTTCTTGAAATAGTTGAGCTAAAGGATGTGGGTAAAAAACTTACATCGCATTTTTCAATGGGAATGAAACAGAGACTGGGGATTGCAATAGCACTACTTGGCAGTCCGGAGCTGTTGATTCTTGATGAGCCTACAAACGGACTTGATCCTATTGGGATTCAAGAACTAAGAGATTTAATCCGTTCCTTTCCTGGAAAAGGAATTACAGTTATACTTTCGAGTCATATTTTGGCAGAGGTTTCCCAAATAGTCGACCATATTGGTATCATAAGCGGGGGAGAACTTAAATATCAAGGTAAGATAAATCTTTCTGAGGATCTTGAAGCGTTATTTATGAAAGTAGTAAGAGGAGTGGAAAAGCAATGA
- a CDS encoding lantibiotic immunity ABC transporter MutE/EpiE family permease subunit — protein MMNILQSEFLKYKRTFTRRLILLAPMFFIFMALPQKLFMPANYLRSWQLILDLVFNWWPVVFIPMGLALFAALTESQEKKAGSYRSLRARDVSPANLWVAKVVIMGFHTLISTLVLIGATVISGLITGDGSIPWFKIFAGGLTTWIVSLAIIPLQLWMAAWKGTFASMATGFLGLIAGVIASAGPYWLYVPWSWPTRLMCPIIGVHPNGTLLESTSPLLNASVIPKGILISLAALVIFTFITAVWFNNREVR, from the coding sequence ATGATGAATATATTACAGTCAGAGTTCCTTAAGTATAAAAGAACTTTTACCAGGCGACTAATATTGCTTGCACCTATGTTTTTTATATTCATGGCACTGCCGCAAAAGCTGTTTATGCCAGCAAACTATCTCAGGTCATGGCAGCTTATTCTTGATTTGGTATTCAATTGGTGGCCAGTGGTATTTATTCCGATGGGCTTGGCCTTATTTGCTGCTTTGACAGAATCGCAGGAGAAAAAGGCAGGCAGCTACAGAAGCCTTCGAGCACGTGATGTTTCACCAGCTAATTTATGGGTTGCAAAAGTTGTTATAATGGGTTTTCATACACTGATATCCACATTAGTCCTAATTGGTGCTACTGTTATATCAGGTCTCATTACCGGGGATGGTAGCATTCCATGGTTTAAAATTTTTGCCGGCGGCCTTACTACTTGGATTGTGTCACTTGCCATAATACCACTGCAATTATGGATGGCTGCATGGAAAGGAACATTTGCAAGCATGGCAACGGGATTTTTAGGCTTAATTGCAGGTGTTATTGCTTCAGCAGGGCCATACTGGCTATATGTACCATGGAGCTGGCCTACAAGGCTAATGTGTCCTATAATTGGGGTTCACCCTAATGGGACACTTCTGGAATCAACAAGCCCATTATTGAATGCTTCGGTAATACCAAAAGGCATATTAATTTCACTTGCAGCCTTGGTAATATTTACTTTTATAACTGCGGTATGGTTTAACAACAGGGAGGTGAGATGA